From the Roseateles sp. XES5 genome, one window contains:
- a CDS encoding FAD-binding oxidoreductase gives MPWQSPISPGISWYEASVGDRPEYAPLDGSVETDVAIVGGGFTGLQAAYNLAKKGVRVTLIEANRFGDGASGRNGGQLGTGQRAEAEELEAELGYERAKALFDLAENAKQHIHDFASAQNLDIEYVPGQLNVSHKASYEKDFRDHIEIAAARYDYPHMHFMDRAETEERVGSKRFFFGIRDTGTGHIHPMKLIVGVARAASAAGASLHEKTAALKIDRAGGKAVITTARGTIRADRALICCNAYIGDLEPKTAAHVMPIRSFIGATVPLDKFPSVIPGGEAIADTRFVVRYFRKTRDGRLLFGGREAYSENLDDMTPPIRRQIEEVYPELKGIELTHAWGGSVGITMPRKPYVREVMPGITTIGGYSGHGVMLSNYCGKLYAEDVTGGSAELDYLKALKIPAFPGGARFRSPLLFLAMTWYALRDRL, from the coding sequence ATGCCCTGGCAAAGCCCGATTTCTCCCGGCATCTCCTGGTATGAGGCGAGCGTCGGCGACCGTCCCGAATATGCGCCTCTCGACGGCTCCGTCGAGACCGATGTCGCCATCGTCGGCGGCGGCTTCACCGGCCTGCAGGCCGCCTACAATCTTGCGAAGAAGGGCGTGCGTGTCACGCTCATCGAGGCGAACCGCTTCGGCGACGGCGCTTCCGGCCGCAACGGCGGCCAGCTCGGCACCGGCCAGCGCGCCGAGGCGGAGGAACTGGAGGCCGAACTCGGCTATGAGCGCGCCAAGGCGCTCTTCGATCTTGCGGAGAATGCCAAGCAGCATATCCACGATTTCGCCAGCGCCCAGAACCTCGACATCGAATACGTGCCCGGCCAGCTCAATGTCAGCCACAAGGCAAGCTACGAGAAGGATTTCCGCGATCACATCGAGATCGCCGCGGCGCGTTACGACTACCCGCATATGCACTTCATGGACCGGGCGGAAACGGAAGAGCGCGTCGGCTCGAAGCGCTTCTTCTTCGGTATTCGCGATACCGGCACCGGCCATATCCACCCGATGAAGCTCATCGTCGGCGTTGCCCGCGCGGCAAGCGCCGCAGGCGCGAGCCTCCACGAGAAGACCGCCGCCCTCAAGATCGACCGGGCGGGCGGCAAGGCCGTCATCACCACCGCCCGCGGCACGATCCGCGCCGACCGGGCGCTGATCTGCTGCAACGCCTATATCGGCGATCTGGAGCCGAAGACGGCGGCGCATGTCATGCCGATCCGCTCCTTCATCGGCGCGACGGTGCCGCTCGACAAGTTCCCCTCCGTCATTCCCGGCGGCGAAGCCATCGCCGACACGCGGTTCGTCGTGCGCTACTTCCGCAAGACCCGCGACGGGCGGCTGCTGTTCGGCGGGCGCGAGGCCTATTCGGAAAATCTCGACGACATGACCCCGCCCATCCGCCGGCAGATCGAGGAGGTCTATCCGGAACTCAAGGGCATCGAGCTCACCCATGCCTGGGGCGGCTCGGTCGGCATCACCATGCCGCGCAAGCCCTATGTGCGCGAGGTCATGCCCGGCATCACGACGATCGGCGGCTATTCCGGCCACGGCGTCATGCTGTCGAACTATTGCGGCAAGCTCTATGCCGAGGACGTCACGGGCGGAAGCGCGGAACTCGACTACCTCAAAGCCTTGAAAATACCGGCCTTTCCGGGTGGCGCGCGGTTCCGCTCGCCGCTGCTGTTCCTCGCCATGACCTGGTACGCGCTGCGCGACAGGCTCTGA
- the zwf gene encoding glucose-6-phosphate dehydrogenase yields the protein MSSQIIPVEPFDYVVFGGTGDLAERKLLPALYHRQLAGQLSDPTRIIGASRTAFTDAEYRKFAIDALKEHLKPGEFEDEQVRIFCDRLFYVAVDAKSDQGWDKLKDLLDEGKERVRAFYLAVAPAIFGDISEKIRDHKLITKQTRIVVEKPIGRDLASANELNNTIGKVFREEQIFRIDHYLGKPSVQNLMALRFGNALFEPLWHRESIANIQITLAESLGVGTRGPFYDGTGALRDMVQNHALQLLTMIAMEPPSSNDADAIRDEKLKVLRALKPFDQYNVERLTVRGQYRAGASAGGPVKGYLEELEGGVSNTETFVAIKAEIGNWRWAGVPFYLRTGKRLSTRMSEIVITFKPIAHSIFDPSAGRIEQNQLIIRLQPDEGVKQSLMIKDPGPGGMRLRNVSLDMSFAEAFDARNADAYERLLLDVIRNNQTLFMRRDEVEAAWRWVDPILKAWEATGQQAQGYTAGTWGPSQSIALIERDGRTWHET from the coding sequence ATGAGCAGCCAGATCATTCCCGTTGAACCCTTCGACTATGTCGTCTTCGGCGGAACCGGCGATCTTGCGGAACGCAAGCTCCTCCCGGCCCTCTACCACCGGCAGCTCGCCGGCCAGCTTTCCGACCCGACGCGCATCATCGGCGCGTCGCGCACCGCCTTCACGGATGCGGAATACCGCAAGTTCGCCATCGACGCGCTGAAGGAGCACCTGAAGCCCGGCGAATTCGAGGACGAGCAGGTCCGCATCTTCTGCGACCGGCTGTTCTATGTCGCCGTGGACGCCAAGTCCGACCAGGGCTGGGACAAGCTGAAGGATCTGCTCGACGAGGGCAAGGAACGCGTGCGCGCCTTCTACCTCGCCGTCGCGCCGGCCATCTTCGGCGACATCTCGGAAAAGATCCGCGACCACAAGCTCATCACCAAGCAGACCCGCATCGTCGTCGAAAAGCCCATCGGCCGCGACCTTGCCTCGGCCAACGAGCTGAACAACACGATCGGCAAGGTCTTCCGCGAAGAGCAGATCTTCCGCATCGACCACTATCTGGGCAAGCCCTCGGTGCAGAACCTGATGGCCCTGCGCTTCGGCAACGCCCTGTTCGAGCCGCTGTGGCACCGCGAGAGCATCGCCAACATCCAGATCACCCTGGCCGAAAGCCTGGGCGTGGGCACCCGCGGACCCTTCTACGACGGCACGGGCGCCCTGCGCGATATGGTGCAGAACCATGCGCTGCAGCTGCTCACCATGATCGCCATGGAGCCGCCCAGCTCGAACGACGCCGACGCGATCCGCGACGAGAAGCTCAAGGTGCTGCGCGCGCTCAAGCCCTTCGACCAGTACAATGTCGAGCGCCTGACGGTGCGCGGCCAGTACCGCGCCGGCGCGTCCGCGGGCGGCCCGGTCAAGGGCTATCTCGAGGAGCTGGAAGGCGGCGTTTCCAACACCGAGACCTTCGTCGCCATCAAGGCCGAGATCGGCAACTGGCGCTGGGCCGGCGTGCCCTTCTATCTGCGCACCGGCAAGCGCCTCTCGACGCGCATGTCGGAGATCGTCATCACCTTCAAGCCGATCGCCCATTCGATCTTCGACCCCTCGGCCGGCCGCATCGAGCAGAACCAGCTCATCATCCGCCTGCAGCCGGACGAAGGCGTCAAGCAGTCGCTGATGATCAAGGACCCCGGCCCGGGCGGCATGCGCCTGCGCAACGTCTCGCTCGACATGAGCTTCGCCGAGGCCTTCGACGCGCGCAATGCCGACGCCTACGAGCGCCTGCTGCTCGATGTCATCAGGAACAACCAGACGCTCTTCATGCGCCGCGACGAAGTGGAAGCGGCATGGCGCTGGGTCGACCCGATCCTGAAGGCCTGGGAAGCGACCGGCCAGCAGGCGCAGGGCTACACCGCCGGCACCTGGGGTCCGAGCCAGTCCATCGCCCTCATCGAGCGCGACGGCCGTACCTGGCACGAAACGTAG
- the pgl gene encoding 6-phosphogluconolactonase: MSARLHEFKDGAALAEGLADRVAGALADAVAARGKASLAVSGGSTPKAFFKALSSRDLDWPKVTITLVDERFVPADNARSNHLLVANNLLQGKAKEAGFLPLYRAAGSAEDAATIVSADAESLGHPFDVAILGMGTDGHTASFFPGGSRLAEAISDETPRGVITMEADGAGEPRLTFTFASLQDARLLVLHIEGQGKKDVLAAAEGDGPETDMPIRAILRRAATPVDIYWAP, translated from the coding sequence ATGAGCGCGAGACTGCATGAATTCAAGGACGGCGCGGCCTTGGCCGAAGGCCTGGCGGACCGGGTTGCCGGCGCGCTGGCCGACGCCGTCGCCGCCCGCGGCAAGGCCAGCCTCGCCGTTTCCGGCGGCTCGACGCCGAAGGCCTTCTTCAAGGCGCTGTCCAGCCGCGACCTCGACTGGCCGAAGGTGACGATCACGCTGGTCGACGAGCGCTTCGTGCCGGCCGACAATGCGCGCTCGAACCACCTGCTCGTTGCCAACAACCTGCTGCAGGGCAAGGCGAAGGAGGCGGGCTTCCTGCCGCTCTATCGCGCGGCCGGCAGCGCGGAAGATGCCGCGACGATCGTCTCCGCCGATGCCGAAAGCCTCGGCCATCCCTTCGACGTCGCCATTCTCGGCATGGGAACGGACGGTCACACGGCATCGTTCTTCCCCGGCGGCAGCCGTCTTGCCGAGGCGATTTCGGACGAGACGCCGCGCGGCGTGATCACCATGGAAGCCGACGGCGCGGGCGAACCCCGCCTCACCTTCACCTTTGCCAGCCTTCAGGATGCCCGCCTTCTGGTGCTGCATATCGAGGGCCAGGGCAAGAAGGACGTGCTAGCCGCCGCGGAAGGCGACGGTCCGGAAACCGACATGCCGATCCGCGCCATTCTGCGGCGCGCGGCAACGCCGGTCGATATCTACTGGGCGCCCTGA
- the edd gene encoding phosphogluconate dehydratase, with protein MSTDKRIEAITARIVERSKPHRQPYLERVRAAASKGVHRAVLSCGNLAHGFAVCSPAEKDALAGDRVPNLGIITSYNDMLSAHQPYEAYPAQIRAAARARGATVQVAGGVPAMCDGVTQGQPGMELSLFSRDNIAMSTAIALSHDVFDAALLLGICDKIVPGLLIGALHFGHLPCVFVPAGPMSSGLPNNEKAKVREQFAAGKVGREALLEAESAAYHGAGTCTFYGTANSNQMLLEAMGLHLPGASFINPGTPLRDALTREAAKRALAITAQGNEFTPAGEMIDERSIVNGVVGLHATGGSTNHTLHLLAMARAAGIVLTWKDISELSDVVPLLARVYPNGLADVNHFHAAGGMGFLIQELLKTGMLHDDVRTVYGQGLQAYTIDPQLGENGTVHRAPAPKVSHDPKVLASIETPFQATGGLKLLEGNLGRSVIKVSAVPEDRHVIEAPARVFDSQEAMQAAFKAGELERDVVVVVRFQGPQANGMPELHKLTPPLAVLQGKGFKVALVTDGRMSGASGKVPAAIHVSPEAVDNGPIGRIRNGDMIRLDATHGTIEVLVDAAEFSARPQAAADLSGNEFGMGRELFAPFRAIAGPADHGASVLFA; from the coding sequence ATGTCCACCGACAAACGCATCGAAGCCATCACCGCCCGCATCGTCGAACGCTCCAAGCCGCACCGCCAGCCCTATCTGGAGCGTGTGCGCGCCGCCGCCTCCAAGGGCGTGCACCGCGCCGTGCTGTCCTGCGGCAACCTCGCGCACGGCTTTGCCGTCTGTTCCCCCGCCGAGAAGGACGCGCTCGCCGGCGACCGCGTCCCGAACCTCGGCATCATCACCTCCTATAACGACATGCTCTCGGCCCACCAGCCCTACGAGGCCTACCCGGCCCAGATCCGCGCTGCCGCCCGGGCGCGTGGCGCCACCGTGCAGGTGGCCGGCGGCGTGCCCGCCATGTGCGACGGCGTGACCCAGGGCCAGCCCGGCATGGAGCTGAGCCTGTTCTCGCGCGACAACATCGCGATGTCCACCGCGATAGCGCTGTCCCACGATGTGTTCGACGCCGCCCTGCTGCTGGGCATCTGCGACAAGATCGTGCCGGGCCTGCTGATCGGCGCGCTGCACTTCGGCCATCTGCCCTGCGTCTTCGTGCCGGCCGGCCCCATGAGCTCGGGCCTGCCCAATAACGAGAAGGCCAAGGTGCGCGAGCAGTTCGCCGCCGGCAAGGTGGGGCGTGAAGCCCTGCTGGAAGCCGAGTCCGCTGCTTACCACGGTGCCGGCACCTGCACCTTCTACGGCACGGCCAACAGCAACCAGATGCTGCTGGAGGCCATGGGCCTGCACCTGCCGGGCGCCTCCTTCATCAATCCCGGCACGCCGCTGCGCGACGCGCTGACCAGGGAAGCCGCCAAGCGGGCGCTCGCCATCACCGCGCAGGGCAACGAGTTCACCCCGGCCGGCGAGATGATCGACGAGCGTTCCATCGTCAACGGCGTGGTGGGCCTGCATGCCACGGGCGGTTCGACCAACCATACACTGCACCTTCTCGCCATGGCGCGCGCCGCCGGCATCGTGCTGACCTGGAAGGATATTTCCGAGCTCTCCGACGTCGTGCCGCTGCTTGCCCGCGTCTATCCGAACGGCCTTGCCGACGTGAACCATTTCCATGCCGCCGGCGGCATGGGCTTCCTCATCCAGGAATTGCTGAAGACCGGCATGCTGCATGACGACGTGCGCACCGTCTACGGCCAGGGCCTCCAGGCCTATACGATCGATCCGCAGCTCGGCGAGAACGGCACCGTCCACCGCGCGCCGGCACCGAAGGTCAGCCACGACCCGAAGGTGCTCGCCAGTATCGAGACCCCCTTCCAGGCGACGGGCGGCCTCAAGCTGCTGGAAGGCAATCTGGGCCGCTCGGTGATCAAGGTCTCGGCCGTGCCCGAGGACCGCCATGTGATCGAGGCCCCGGCCCGCGTCTTCGACAGCCAGGAAGCCATGCAGGCCGCCTTCAAGGCCGGCGAGCTGGAGCGCGATGTGGTGGTGGTGGTGCGTTTCCAGGGCCCGCAGGCCAATGGCATGCCCGAGCTGCACAAGCTCACTCCGCCCCTGGCCGTGCTGCAGGGCAAGGGCTTCAAGGTGGCCTTGGTGACCGACGGCCGCATGAGTGGCGCCTCCGGCAAGGTGCCGGCTGCCATCCACGTCTCGCCCGAGGCGGTCGACAACGGTCCCATCGGCCGCATCCGCAACGGCGACATGATCCGGCTGGACGCCACGCATGGCACGATCGAGGTGCTGGTCGACGCCGCCGAATTTTCCGCCCGCCCGCAGGCGGCGGCCGATCTCTCCGGCAACGAATTCGGCATGGGCCGCGAACTCTTCGCCCCGTTCCGCGCCATTGCGGGGCCGGCCGACCATGGGGCGAGCGTGCTCTTCGCGTAA
- a CDS encoding ABC transporter ATP-binding protein: MTGLVLKDIRKSYGSVNVIHGIDLDIKQGEFIVFVGPSGCGKSTLLRMIAGLEEITGGDMTIDGERVNDVPPSKRGIAMVFQSYALYPHMTVYDNMAFGMRIAGESKEEIDRRVRSAADILQLTKYLERLPKALSGGQRQRVAIGRAICRNPKVFLFDEPLSNLDAALRVATRIEIAKLNEQMADTTMIYVTHDQVEAMTLADRIVVLSAGHIEQVGPPLELYERPANLFVARFIGSPAMNIIPAKITAAGETTALELTGGRTCGVNIATPASEVGKTASFGVRPEDLQITTGEDFLFEGTVAIVEALGEVTLLYIDGLVQGEPIIAKIPGILDVKRGERVRFTADRAKLHLFDAAGKSYRTA, from the coding sequence ATGACAGGGCTGGTTCTGAAGGATATCCGCAAGTCCTACGGCTCGGTGAACGTGATCCACGGCATCGACCTCGATATCAAGCAAGGCGAATTCATCGTCTTCGTCGGTCCCTCTGGCTGCGGGAAGTCGACCCTCCTGCGCATGATCGCGGGTCTGGAGGAGATCACCGGCGGCGACATGACGATCGATGGCGAGCGCGTCAACGACGTGCCGCCCTCCAAGCGCGGTATCGCCATGGTGTTCCAGTCCTACGCGCTCTACCCGCACATGACGGTCTACGACAACATGGCCTTCGGCATGCGGATCGCGGGGGAAAGCAAGGAGGAGATCGACCGCCGGGTGCGCTCGGCCGCCGATATCCTCCAGCTCACCAAATATCTCGAACGCCTGCCCAAGGCGCTCTCGGGCGGCCAGCGCCAGCGCGTCGCCATCGGCCGCGCGATCTGCCGCAATCCGAAGGTCTTCCTCTTCGACGAGCCGCTGTCCAACCTCGATGCGGCGCTGCGCGTCGCCACGCGCATCGAGATCGCCAAGCTCAACGAGCAGATGGCCGACACGACGATGATCTACGTGACGCATGACCAGGTGGAGGCGATGACGCTCGCCGACCGCATCGTCGTGCTCTCGGCCGGCCATATCGAGCAGGTCGGCCCGCCGCTGGAACTCTACGAGCGTCCGGCCAATCTCTTCGTCGCCCGCTTCATCGGCTCGCCGGCCATGAACATCATTCCGGCGAAGATCACGGCCGCCGGTGAAACGACCGCGCTGGAACTGACCGGCGGGCGCACCTGCGGCGTCAACATCGCGACGCCGGCCTCGGAGGTCGGCAAGACGGCGAGCTTCGGCGTGCGGCCGGAGGACCTGCAGATCACCACCGGGGAGGACTTTCTCTTCGAGGGCACGGTCGCCATCGTCGAGGCGCTGGGCGAGGTGACGCTGCTCTATATCGACGGTCTGGTACAGGGCGAGCCGATCATCGCGAAGATCCCCGGCATCCTCGACGTCAAGCGCGGCGAAAGGGTGCGCTTCACGGCGGACCGGGCGAAACTGCATCTCTTCGACGCCGCCGGAAAGAGCTATCGCACGGCCTGA
- a CDS encoding alpha-glucosidase — MTTLDSTLLTPDKDWWRGAVIYQIYPRSFQDTNGDGIGDLRGITERLAHVASLGVDAIWISPFFTSPMKDFGYDVSDYQDVDPIFGVLADFDALIAEAHRLNIRVMIDLVLSHTSDKHPWFVESRSRRTNPKADWYVWADSKPDGTPPNNWLSIFGGSAWQWDPTRLQYYMHNFLTSQPDLNLHNPEVQDALLSVARFWLERGVDGFRLDTINFYFHDKDLRDNPSLAPERRNAQTAPAVNPYNYQEHLYDKNQPENLDFLKRFRAVMEEFPAIAAVGEVGDSQRGLEIAGEYTSGGDKMHMCYAFEFLAPDPLTPAFVAETQRALEKAAPEGWVCWAFSNHDVMRHVSRWGNAVTDHDAHAKLLASLLMSLRGSVCIYQGEELALPEAELAYEDLQDPYGIQFWPDFKGRDGCRTPMVWDSRQQAGGFSLGKPWLPVPDVHLERAVSVQEGDEASVLAHYRRFLAFRKEHAALVKGEIEFHAAEGAILSFVRTHGNEKVFCAFNMSPIARLADLPPGTLEALEGHGFGSVMHEENIELPAWSGFFARFA, encoded by the coding sequence ATGACGACGTTGGATTCCACTCTTCTCACGCCGGACAAGGACTGGTGGCGCGGCGCGGTGATCTACCAGATCTATCCGCGCTCCTTCCAGGACACCAATGGCGACGGGATCGGCGACCTCAGGGGCATCACCGAGCGGCTCGCCCATGTCGCCTCGCTCGGTGTGGACGCGATCTGGATTTCGCCCTTCTTCACCTCGCCGATGAAGGATTTCGGCTACGACGTTTCGGATTACCAGGACGTCGATCCGATCTTCGGGGTGCTGGCCGATTTCGATGCGCTGATCGCCGAGGCGCATCGCCTCAACATTCGCGTCATGATCGACCTCGTTCTGTCGCACACCTCCGACAAGCACCCCTGGTTCGTCGAAAGCCGCTCGCGCCGCACGAACCCCAAGGCGGACTGGTATGTCTGGGCCGATTCCAAGCCGGACGGAACGCCGCCGAACAACTGGCTGTCGATCTTCGGCGGCTCGGCCTGGCAGTGGGATCCGACGCGCCTGCAATATTACATGCACAACTTCCTGACCTCGCAGCCGGACCTCAACCTGCACAATCCCGAGGTTCAGGACGCGCTGCTCTCGGTCGCCCGCTTCTGGCTGGAGCGCGGCGTCGACGGTTTCCGCCTCGACACGATCAACTTCTACTTCCACGACAAGGACCTGCGCGACAACCCGTCGCTCGCCCCCGAGCGCCGCAACGCGCAGACGGCGCCCGCCGTAAACCCCTACAACTATCAGGAACATCTCTACGACAAGAACCAGCCCGAGAACCTCGACTTCCTCAAGCGCTTCCGCGCGGTGATGGAAGAGTTTCCGGCCATCGCGGCCGTCGGCGAGGTGGGCGACAGCCAGCGGGGCCTGGAGATCGCCGGGGAATACACCTCCGGCGGCGACAAGATGCACATGTGCTACGCCTTCGAGTTCCTGGCTCCCGATCCGCTGACGCCGGCCTTCGTGGCCGAGACGCAGCGCGCGCTGGAAAAGGCCGCGCCCGAGGGCTGGGTCTGCTGGGCCTTCTCGAACCATGACGTGATGCGCCATGTCAGCCGCTGGGGCAATGCCGTCACCGACCACGACGCCCATGCCAAGCTGCTCGCCAGCCTTCTCATGTCGTTGCGCGGCTCGGTCTGCATCTATCAGGGCGAGGAACTGGCCCTGCCGGAGGCCGAGCTTGCCTATGAGGATCTGCAGGATCCCTATGGCATCCAGTTCTGGCCGGACTTCAAGGGCCGTGACGGTTGCCGGACGCCGATGGTCTGGGACAGCCGCCAGCAAGCCGGCGGCTTCAGCCTCGGCAAGCCCTGGCTGCCGGTGCCGGATGTCCATCTCGAGCGCGCGGTGAGCGTACAGGAGGGCGACGAGGCCTCGGTGCTGGCGCATTACCGCCGCTTCCTCGCCTTCCGCAAGGAGCATGCGGCGCTGGTCAAGGGCGAGATCGAATTCCATGCCGCCGAGGGCGCGATCCTCTCCTTCGTGCGCACGCACGGCAACGAGAAGGTCTTCTGCGCTTTCAACATGAGCCCGATCGCGCGCCTCGCCGACCTGCCGCCCGGCACGCTGGAGGCGCTGGAAGGCCATGGCTTCGGCAGCGTGATGCATGAGGAAAATATCGAACTTCCGGCCTGGAGCGGGTTCTTCGCCCGCTTTGCCTAA
- a CDS encoding carbohydrate ABC transporter permease, giving the protein MIASSRSPLTIVVHLSVLLLVALWTLPTAGLLISSLRDKDQLAVSGWWTALSTSSQNLTGRAASPEAQVEKDGKFVITGDLLEGGDAKVSAFGFRPLQPAAFEAGKAADIGDGQTLTVNEDGSYEIVSPTKMEGTRGQRIFYTASVPPRFTLDNYREVLSAAGIGSSFLNSLTVAIPSTIIPILVAAFCAYALAWMPFPGRAILIAVIVGLLVVPLQMSLIPLLRLYNGVGAFLGVSAKTYAGIWLAHMGFGLPLAVYLLRNYMAGLPREIMESARVDGASDFDIFVKIILPLSFPALASFAIFQFLWTWNDLLVAIVFLGTGNDELVLTGRLVNLLGSRGGNWEILTASAFITIVVPLIVFFSLQRYLVRGLLAGSVKGG; this is encoded by the coding sequence ATGATCGCCTCGTCCCGTTCGCCGCTCACCATCGTCGTCCATCTCTCGGTCCTGCTGCTCGTCGCGCTCTGGACCCTGCCGACTGCGGGCCTCCTCATCTCCTCGCTGCGTGACAAGGACCAACTCGCCGTTTCTGGCTGGTGGACCGCCCTTTCCACCTCCTCGCAGAACCTCACCGGACGCGCGGCGTCGCCCGAGGCGCAGGTCGAGAAGGACGGCAAGTTCGTCATTACGGGGGATCTGCTGGAAGGGGGCGACGCCAAGGTCTCCGCCTTCGGCTTCCGTCCCCTGCAGCCCGCCGCCTTCGAGGCCGGCAAGGCGGCCGATATCGGCGACGGCCAGACGCTGACCGTCAACGAGGACGGCAGCTACGAGATCGTCTCGCCGACGAAGATGGAGGGCACGCGCGGCCAGCGCATCTTCTACACTGCCTCCGTGCCGCCGCGCTTCACGCTCGACAATTATCGTGAAGTCCTCAGCGCCGCCGGCATCGGCTCCTCCTTCCTCAACTCGCTGACGGTGGCGATCCCCTCGACGATCATCCCGATCCTCGTCGCCGCCTTTTGCGCCTATGCGCTCGCCTGGATGCCGTTCCCCGGCCGGGCGATCCTGATCGCGGTCATCGTCGGCCTGCTCGTCGTGCCGTTGCAGATGTCGCTGATCCCGCTGCTCCGGCTCTATAACGGCGTCGGCGCCTTCTTGGGCGTTTCGGCCAAGACCTATGCCGGCATCTGGCTCGCCCATATGGGCTTCGGCCTGCCGCTTGCGGTCTACCTGCTGCGCAACTACATGGCCGGGCTGCCGCGCGAGATCATGGAATCGGCCCGCGTCGACGGCGCATCCGATTTCGATATCTTCGTGAAGATCATCCTGCCGCTGTCCTTCCCGGCGCTCGCCTCCTTCGCCATCTTCCAGTTCCTGTGGACCTGGAACGACCTGCTCGTCGCCATCGTCTTCCTCGGTACGGGCAATGACGAGCTGGTCCTGACCGGGCGTCTCGTGAACCTGCTCGGCTCGCGCGGCGGCAACTGGGAAATCCTCACGGCCTCCGCCTTCATCACCATCGTGGTCCCCCTCATCGTCTTCTTCAGCCTGCAGCGCTACCTGGTGCGCGGCCTGCTGGCGGGGTCGGTCAAGGGCGGCTGA
- a CDS encoding carbohydrate ABC transporter permease: protein MPQLLFAVSTMVGGVLACVVYFFGTNWLLDRIFPSKGLVGAQASRNLRLTNAIRPWLFMAPALFALAIYLVYPVFESVRLSFLDRSGQQFVGFSNYVWMLGDGEFRQSIFNNFLWLLVVPALATFFGLVIAALTDRIWWGNIAKTLIFMPMAISFVGAAVIWKFVYDFRSEGSEQIGILNAIVVAFGGTPEAWMTIPFWNNFFLMVILIWIQTGFAMVILSAALRGIPEETIEAAVIDGANGFQIFFKIMVPQIWGTIAVVWTTITILVLKVFDIVLAMTNGQWQTQVLANLMFDWMFRGGGDFGRGAAIAVVIMILVIPIMIWNIRNATKEMEGH, encoded by the coding sequence ATGCCGCAATTGTTATTCGCCGTTTCCACGATGGTGGGAGGCGTTCTCGCCTGTGTCGTTTATTTCTTCGGAACGAACTGGCTGCTCGACAGGATATTCCCCTCCAAGGGGCTGGTGGGTGCGCAAGCATCCCGTAACCTTCGGCTTACCAATGCCATCCGCCCCTGGCTGTTCATGGCGCCGGCGCTCTTCGCGCTCGCCATCTACCTCGTCTATCCGGTTTTCGAGTCCGTGCGGCTCTCCTTCCTCGATCGCTCCGGCCAGCAGTTCGTCGGTTTCAGCAACTATGTCTGGATGCTGGGCGATGGCGAATTCCGCCAGTCGATCTTCAACAATTTCCTCTGGCTCCTCGTGGTGCCGGCGCTCGCCACCTTCTTCGGCCTCGTGATCGCCGCGCTGACCGACCGCATCTGGTGGGGCAATATCGCGAAAACCCTGATCTTCATGCCGATGGCGATCTCCTTCGTCGGCGCCGCCGTCATCTGGAAATTCGTCTACGACTTCCGTTCGGAAGGTTCCGAGCAGATCGGCATCCTCAATGCCATCGTCGTCGCCTTCGGCGGCACGCCCGAGGCGTGGATGACCATTCCCTTCTGGAACAACTTCTTCCTGATGGTCATCCTGATCTGGATCCAGACCGGCTTTGCCATGGTCATCCTTTCCGCGGCCCTGCGCGGCATCCCGGAGGAGACCATCGAAGCGGCCGTCATCGACGGGGCGAACGGTTTCCAGATCTTCTTCAAGATCATGGTGCCGCAGATTTGGGGCACGATCGCCGTCGTCTGGACGACGATCACCATCCTCGTCCTCAAGGTCTTCGACATCGTGCTCGCGATGACCAACGGCCAGTGGCAGACCCAGGTTCTGGCGAACCTGATGTTCGACTGGATGTTCCGCGGCGGCGGCGATTTCGGGCGTGGCGCGGCGATTGCCGTCGTCATCATGATCCTCGTCATCCCGATCATGATCTGGAACATCCGCAACGCCACCAAGGAAATGGAAGGCCACTGA